In Calidithermus timidus DSM 17022, the following are encoded in one genomic region:
- a CDS encoding AfsR/SARP family transcriptional regulator, with protein MSKATGNIQLKLWGPARLEYQGREIKLQRKGLAILYYLLLEGPTRREVLADLLWGHRAASQNLRVELHRLGQALAPLGFNGFQPGEDPLKPPAYLQLDRAVGPGMPMEGLEDISAEFRAWLEGQRSQLMSGSPGAMGRERLVQDVAAQVQPPFLLILMGRPGSGRTSFAQALAKTLGMPFLEGPRGSGRVLHYLRAPYPDGAVERALNDREGLWVVERSSFGEDPQIILELRSHYPPERTRCISLPPLSWGEARSGLLSQMPFAQAAKLFLASGGSPGYLRELLAMGQLEGDLPLPQRVRAQVQLEARMLSLEARLALERLSVHPAPFTQGLLDALEGTPFLDELERWGWLVYNGQWQFADDSIRRVLYHSLQPGRRQQYHRQAALQMALENQTMPEAYHRLMAGDTTDWSSFVQALEDWPQYGLRAFLGMPQPELAELIPEELSPGGEIAMLEESRFGLGFDTEGRYLRWNRTPSIVGPSGLEWATFEEPGLLHLRGYAYVETPLGIGVSGVAAPLVLTLRGEREGRVYFLKGAKPVQLDPQTTVLPLLEKLDFWFRVPQGASVSLHSAAESALLDLEVNAYRISQAPPPYEKPRVPVYDLFSNLVSGRIWR; from the coding sequence ATGAGCAAAGCTACGGGGAACATTCAACTAAAACTCTGGGGACCTGCCCGATTGGAGTATCAGGGGCGTGAGATCAAGCTGCAGCGCAAGGGGCTGGCGATCCTGTACTATCTGCTGCTCGAGGGCCCCACCCGCCGCGAGGTGCTGGCCGACCTGCTGTGGGGCCACAGGGCGGCCTCGCAAAACCTACGCGTGGAGCTGCACCGCCTGGGACAGGCCCTCGCCCCTCTGGGCTTCAACGGCTTTCAACCCGGAGAAGACCCCCTCAAGCCCCCGGCCTACCTGCAACTCGACCGGGCAGTGGGGCCGGGCATGCCCATGGAAGGCTTGGAGGATATCTCCGCCGAGTTCAGGGCTTGGCTCGAGGGCCAGCGCTCGCAGCTCATGTCGGGCAGCCCCGGTGCGATGGGCCGTGAGCGGCTGGTGCAGGATGTGGCCGCCCAGGTCCAGCCGCCCTTCCTGCTCATCCTCATGGGCCGTCCCGGCTCGGGTCGTACCTCCTTTGCCCAGGCCCTGGCCAAGACGTTGGGTATGCCTTTCCTGGAGGGCCCGCGCGGCTCGGGTCGTGTGCTGCACTACCTGCGTGCCCCCTACCCCGACGGAGCTGTGGAGCGTGCGCTCAACGACCGCGAGGGCCTGTGGGTCGTCGAGCGCTCCTCCTTCGGCGAGGACCCCCAGATCATCCTCGAGCTGCGCAGCCACTACCCCCCCGAGCGCACCCGCTGCATCAGCCTGCCCCCGCTCTCCTGGGGCGAAGCCCGCAGCGGCCTGCTCAGCCAGATGCCTTTCGCCCAGGCCGCCAAGCTCTTCCTGGCCTCGGGCGGCAGCCCCGGTTACCTGCGCGAGTTGCTGGCGATGGGCCAGCTTGAGGGCGATCTGCCCCTGCCCCAGCGGGTGCGGGCGCAGGTGCAGCTCGAGGCCCGCATGCTCTCGCTCGAGGCCCGCTTAGCCCTCGAGCGCCTGTCGGTCCATCCCGCCCCCTTCACCCAGGGCCTGCTCGACGCGCTGGAGGGCACCCCCTTCCTCGATGAGCTCGAGCGCTGGGGGTGGTTGGTCTACAACGGTCAGTGGCAATTCGCCGACGACTCCATCCGCCGCGTGCTCTACCACAGCCTCCAGCCGGGCCGCCGCCAGCAGTACCACCGCCAGGCCGCCTTACAGATGGCCCTGGAGAACCAGACCATGCCCGAGGCCTATCACCGTCTGATGGCCGGCGATACCACCGACTGGAGCAGCTTTGTGCAAGCCCTGGAGGATTGGCCTCAGTACGGCTTGCGGGCCTTCCTGGGCATGCCCCAGCCGGAGCTTGCCGAGCTGATCCCCGAGGAGCTTTCCCCCGGTGGGGAGATTGCCATGCTCGAGGAGAGCCGCTTCGGGCTGGGCTTCGATACCGAGGGACGCTACCTACGCTGGAACCGCACCCCCTCGATCGTGGGACCCTCCGGGCTGGAGTGGGCTACCTTCGAGGAGCCGGGCCTGCTGCACCTCAGGGGCTACGCCTACGTGGAAACCCCGCTGGGCATCGGCGTGAGCGGGGTGGCGGCCCCCTTGGTGCTGACCCTGCGTGGCGAGCGGGAGGGCCGGGTCTACTTCCTCAAGGGCGCCAAGCCCGTCCAGCTCGACCCCCAGACCACCGTACTGCCGCTGCTCGAGAAGCTCGACTTCTGGTTCCGCGTGCCTCAGGGTGCGAGCGTGAGCCTGCACAGCGCCGCCGAGAGCGCGCTGCTGGACCTCGAGGTCAACGCTTACCGCATCAGCCAGGCCCCGCCTCCTTACGAGAAGCCCCGGGTGCCGGTGTACGACCTGTTTTCCAACCTGGTCTCCGGGCGCATCTGGCGCTAG
- a CDS encoding aminotransferase class V-fold PLP-dependent enzyme, producing the protein MDLAQHPSPLTFGRAMLEHWLLDPAITYLNHGTVGATPRRVLEAQQAIRDEIERQPARYLLRELMNLAPEPPARPPRLRLAAEAVAAFMGARGEDLVFVDNATTGVNAVLRSLRLEPGDELLITDLAYGAVINAAAFVARERGARLVRVHLPFPTRDPGEYVERVAQAITPRTRVAVLDHVTSESALILPLAEMAAACRARGVPVLADGAHAPGAIPLNLPSLGVDWYTGNLHKWAFAPRSCGFLWVAPERHRDLHPPVISWGLDQGLHQEFDWVGTRDPSPFLAAPEGIAFMQDFLGLEAMRRYNHALAWQAAQLLTEHWGTRLETPRSMVGCMVSVPLPEQAGSTREEAAHLKDALLFEWQIEAPVIAIQGRLWVRVSAQVYNDVGDLERLAQAVENVLAQSP; encoded by the coding sequence ATGGACCTCGCCCAACATCCCTCTCCCCTTACCTTCGGCCGCGCGATGCTCGAGCACTGGCTGCTGGACCCCGCCATTACCTACCTCAACCACGGCACGGTGGGGGCCACGCCACGACGGGTGCTCGAGGCCCAGCAAGCCATTCGCGACGAAATCGAGCGCCAGCCAGCCCGCTACCTGCTGCGTGAGCTGATGAACCTCGCGCCCGAGCCGCCAGCCCGGCCACCCCGGCTGCGACTCGCGGCTGAGGCCGTGGCCGCCTTCATGGGGGCGCGGGGTGAGGACTTGGTGTTCGTGGACAACGCCACCACCGGGGTCAACGCGGTGCTGCGCTCGTTGAGGCTCGAGCCCGGCGATGAGCTGCTGATCACCGACTTAGCCTACGGCGCCGTCATCAACGCGGCGGCCTTCGTGGCCCGCGAGCGCGGGGCCCGGCTGGTCAGGGTCCACCTGCCCTTCCCCACCCGCGACCCCGGCGAGTACGTCGAGCGGGTGGCGCAGGCCATCACACCCCGGACTCGCGTCGCCGTTCTCGACCACGTGACCTCCGAGAGCGCGCTGATCCTGCCCCTGGCCGAGATGGCCGCCGCTTGCCGCGCCAGGGGAGTCCCCGTACTGGCCGACGGGGCCCACGCACCCGGCGCGATCCCTTTGAACCTCCCTAGCCTGGGGGTGGACTGGTACACCGGCAACCTGCACAAGTGGGCCTTCGCGCCTCGGAGCTGCGGCTTTCTGTGGGTCGCGCCCGAACGCCACAGGGATTTGCACCCGCCCGTGATCTCCTGGGGCCTGGACCAGGGCCTGCACCAGGAGTTCGACTGGGTGGGCACCCGCGACCCCTCCCCTTTCCTGGCCGCCCCCGAGGGCATCGCCTTCATGCAGGACTTCCTGGGCCTGGAGGCCATGCGCCGCTACAACCACGCCCTGGCTTGGCAGGCCGCACAGCTTCTGACGGAGCACTGGGGAACACGCCTCGAGACCCCCCGGAGCATGGTGGGCTGCATGGTCAGCGTGCCCCTGCCCGAGCAGGCGGGCTCTACCCGCGAGGAAGCCGCCCACCTGAAAGACGCTCTGCTGTTCGAGTGGCAAATCGAAGCCCCTGTGATCGCGATCCAGGGCCGGCTGTGGGTGCGGGTCTCGGCCCAGGTCTACAACGACGTGGGCGACCTCGAGCGGCTAGCACAGGCCGTGGAAAATGTCCTGGCTCAATCGCCGTAG
- the rsmA gene encoding 16S rRNA (adenine(1518)-N(6)/adenine(1519)-N(6))-dimethyltransferase RsmA: protein MKLTSLSTVRELLERHGLRADKRFGQNFLIDAHYLRRIVEAVGFAPGEVVWEVGPGLGTLTRALALGGARVVSLEMDRRLQAVHAETLAGLEVEVIWADALKFDWSQVAPGSLFAANLPYNVATPIITDLLRSGRFRRIVVLVQKEVAQRMVAQPGSTAYGVLSLRVQHHARAQKLFDLPPGAFYPAPKVTSSLIRLDPEPIPDDPELFRLIEAAFSQRRKTLRNALLSKGYAEAHVMAALERLSLPPQVRGEALSLEQFRALEGLLSE, encoded by the coding sequence ATGAAGCTCACCTCCCTTTCCACCGTGCGAGAGTTGCTCGAGCGGCACGGGCTGCGGGCCGACAAGCGCTTCGGGCAGAACTTCCTGATCGACGCGCACTACCTTCGGCGCATCGTCGAGGCGGTGGGCTTCGCTCCGGGCGAGGTGGTGTGGGAGGTGGGGCCGGGCCTGGGAACGCTCACGCGGGCGCTGGCCCTGGGTGGGGCCAGGGTGGTGAGCCTGGAGATGGACCGGCGGCTTCAGGCCGTCCACGCCGAGACCCTGGCCGGGCTCGAGGTGGAGGTGATCTGGGCAGACGCGCTGAAGTTCGACTGGAGCCAGGTAGCTCCCGGCAGCCTCTTCGCCGCCAATCTCCCCTACAACGTCGCCACCCCCATCATCACCGACCTGCTGCGCTCGGGGCGTTTCCGGCGCATCGTGGTGCTGGTGCAGAAGGAGGTAGCCCAGCGCATGGTAGCTCAGCCCGGCAGCACCGCCTACGGCGTGCTGAGCCTGCGGGTGCAACACCACGCCAGAGCCCAAAAGCTCTTCGACCTTCCCCCCGGCGCCTTTTACCCCGCCCCCAAGGTCACCAGTTCGCTGATCCGGCTCGACCCCGAGCCCATCCCCGACGACCCCGAGCTCTTCCGCCTGATCGAAGCCGCCTTCAGCCAGCGGCGCAAGACCCTGCGCAACGCCCTGCTGAGCAAGGGCTACGCCGAGGCCCACGTCATGGCCGCCCTCGAGCGCCTCTCCCTCCCGCCCCAGGTACGGGGCGAGGCGCTCTCCCTCGAGCAATTCCGCGCGCTCGAGGGTTTGCTCTCCGAGTAG
- a CDS encoding mechanosensitive ion channel family protein, with product MENIGAPGLLAELTGTLWWRWFLSLLVVVLAWWAGRLGSSLLRWAGGLTPSEQDDRYWRWLGRVWWALVGVAAFSVIVLVQGLALEPFRTWGAQLVAWLGSKGASGLLILAFSFLGYRAVSRLLGRLPMPTSEEFTRQQVRSQTLKGVLEAVLKSVVILLGGLFFLSNLGFNVTALLAGAGVVGLAVSFAAQNLIRDILNGFFILLEDQYGVGDVVSIGQVSGGVERFNLRLTVLRDLQGRVHFIPNSQVTQVTVMSRDWARSVEDISVAYGEDVDRALEVIREEAERLFNDPQWQEKFTQAPEVLGVERLGDSGVIIRVLLSTKPKEQWAVGREFRRRIKIRFDQEGIEIPFPQTKVWLEKFQS from the coding sequence ATGGAAAACATCGGTGCTCCCGGATTGCTCGCCGAACTCACGGGCACGCTTTGGTGGCGCTGGTTTTTAAGCCTGCTGGTGGTGGTCTTGGCCTGGTGGGCCGGGCGCCTGGGAAGCAGCCTGCTGCGCTGGGCAGGGGGTCTGACCCCCAGCGAGCAGGACGACCGCTACTGGCGGTGGCTGGGCAGGGTCTGGTGGGCCCTGGTGGGGGTAGCCGCCTTCTCGGTGATCGTGCTGGTGCAGGGTCTGGCGCTCGAGCCCTTCCGCACCTGGGGGGCGCAGCTGGTGGCCTGGCTGGGCAGCAAAGGGGCTTCGGGGCTTCTGATCCTGGCCTTCTCCTTCCTGGGCTACCGCGCCGTCTCGCGCCTGCTTGGGCGGCTCCCCATGCCCACCTCCGAGGAGTTCACCCGCCAGCAGGTACGCTCCCAGACCCTCAAGGGCGTCCTCGAGGCGGTCCTGAAGTCGGTGGTGATCCTCCTGGGCGGGCTGTTCTTCCTCTCCAACCTGGGCTTCAACGTCACCGCGCTGCTGGCTGGGGCGGGCGTGGTGGGGCTGGCAGTCTCCTTCGCCGCCCAGAACCTCATCCGCGACATCCTCAACGGCTTCTTCATCCTCCTGGAGGACCAGTACGGCGTGGGTGACGTGGTGAGCATCGGCCAGGTGAGCGGGGGGGTGGAACGTTTCAACCTGCGCCTGACGGTGCTGCGCGATTTGCAGGGCCGGGTCCACTTCATCCCCAACTCCCAGGTGACCCAGGTGACGGTGATGAGCCGGGACTGGGCCCGCAGCGTGGAGGACATCTCCGTCGCCTACGGCGAGGACGTGGACCGGGCCCTGGAGGTCATCCGCGAAGAGGCCGAGCGCCTGTTCAACGACCCCCAGTGGCAGGAGAAGTTCACCCAGGCCCCGGAGGTGCTGGGGGTGGAGCGGCTGGGCGATTCGGGCGTCATCATCCGGGTGCTGCTGAGCACCAAGCCCAAGGAGCAGTGGGCCGTCGGGCGCGAGTTCCGCAGGCGCATCAAGATCCGCTTCGACCAGGAGGGCATCGAGATCCCCTTCCCCCAGACCAAGGTCTGGCTCGAGAAATTCCAAAGCTGA
- a CDS encoding metallophosphoesterase, with amino-acid sequence MIKVTAIGDLHAEFPRLWRALRGAYLAGEDFLPSEPVQQGRFRVVLMGDLMHPKTLEHYQRLTGLDDYNPTDPAHLRMAAKAQVREMYRIKRYQEAAPEHVTILLGNHDHAAATGSFVLGNAYLEHHEFHPEHGGISMPEDLRAWLLSFPTEINLYGVNFSHVGPVPWLQSYDEMFYNGREAKEWWQRNPDYVSRMGYRFGVYGHTVMKEGIQIFDQLALIDAFDQDQYLVLYLDDDHFEVQVAHVQPLPIQ; translated from the coding sequence ATGATCAAGGTGACAGCCATTGGCGACCTGCACGCCGAATTCCCCCGGCTGTGGCGGGCGCTGCGAGGGGCTTACTTGGCCGGTGAGGACTTCCTGCCCAGCGAGCCGGTCCAGCAGGGACGCTTCCGGGTGGTGCTCATGGGCGACCTGATGCACCCCAAGACCCTCGAGCACTACCAGCGCCTCACCGGCCTCGACGACTACAACCCCACGGATCCCGCCCACCTGCGCATGGCGGCCAAGGCCCAAGTCCGCGAGATGTACCGCATCAAGCGCTACCAGGAGGCTGCCCCCGAGCACGTCACCATCCTGCTGGGCAACCACGATCACGCCGCGGCCACCGGGAGCTTCGTGCTGGGCAACGCCTACCTCGAGCACCACGAGTTCCACCCCGAGCACGGCGGCATCTCGATGCCTGAAGACCTCAGAGCCTGGCTGCTCTCCTTCCCCACCGAGATCAACCTCTACGGGGTGAACTTCTCCCACGTGGGGCCGGTACCCTGGCTACAGAGCTACGACGAGATGTTCTACAACGGGCGCGAGGCCAAGGAGTGGTGGCAGCGCAACCCCGACTACGTCAGCCGCATGGGCTATAGGTTCGGGGTCTATGGTCATACCGTGATGAAAGAGGGCATCCAGATCTTCGATCAGTTGGCCCTCATCGACGCCTTCGACCAAGACCAGTACCTGGTGCTCTACCTCGACGACGATCACTTCGAGGTGCAAGTCGCCCACGTCCAGCCCCTACCCATTCAATGA
- a CDS encoding carboxylesterase/lipase family protein, which produces MPRSLVLLFLLGFALAESAYVFTPQGTVRGGVNPQAQVAYFLGIPYARAERWKAPVPVERLEGVLQATASTTACPQRRSLTTDLGGYLPPKSEDCLNLGVWMPLGSPPSGGWPVMVWIHGGSFTGGSWAEPVYDGTSLASRGVVVVGINYRLGPLGWLALESLKAESPEGAVGNYGLMDQLEALRWVQRNIRAFGGNADNVTIFGHSAGGMSVCTLMASPKARGLFHKAILMSGGCGYVRTPQQDREFVAKWAALMGCPGADPACLRALPLERLFPTSGPVLEGLRKLEEGGFMKSPWKPHVDGVYLTKTPLQALQDGDAAGIPLIAGGTFQESWSEVMGGPGNWEEFTRRAEEAFTGKGLQFTALYRSLYDRPNEAWGYFQTDRYLLCPSLEAARAQAPHAPTYAYLQTFQSPYLSNLGSFHGIDMPLLFGTHTAWPALMLFFTQEALEKGQRYTEELQRAWVSFARTGTPGPQWRSYEQGLYRFADPSGMIANEYPPRCELFR; this is translated from the coding sequence ATGCCGCGCTCACTCGTCCTTCTGTTTTTGCTGGGCTTCGCCCTCGCAGAAAGCGCCTACGTCTTCACCCCCCAGGGCACCGTGCGCGGGGGGGTCAACCCCCAAGCGCAGGTGGCCTATTTCCTGGGCATCCCCTACGCCCGCGCCGAACGCTGGAAGGCCCCGGTGCCCGTGGAGCGCCTCGAGGGGGTCCTCCAGGCCACCGCCTCCACCACCGCCTGCCCCCAACGGCGCTCGCTCACCACCGACTTAGGCGGCTACCTCCCCCCTAAGAGCGAGGACTGCTTGAACCTGGGGGTGTGGATGCCGCTGGGCTCCCCGCCGTCCGGGGGCTGGCCGGTGATGGTGTGGATCCACGGCGGCAGTTTTACCGGCGGGAGCTGGGCCGAGCCAGTGTACGACGGGACCTCGCTGGCCTCGAGGGGCGTGGTGGTGGTGGGCATCAACTACCGCCTGGGGCCGCTGGGCTGGCTGGCGCTCGAGAGCCTCAAAGCCGAGTCTCCCGAAGGAGCGGTGGGCAACTACGGGCTGATGGACCAGCTCGAGGCCCTGCGCTGGGTGCAGCGCAACATCCGGGCCTTCGGCGGTAACGCAGATAACGTCACGATCTTCGGGCACTCGGCGGGGGGCATGTCGGTGTGCACGCTGATGGCCAGCCCCAAGGCCAGGGGACTCTTCCACAAGGCCATCCTCATGTCAGGCGGGTGCGGGTACGTGCGCACCCCTCAGCAAGACCGCGAGTTCGTGGCCAAGTGGGCCGCGCTGATGGGCTGCCCTGGCGCCGACCCCGCCTGCTTGCGGGCGCTGCCCCTCGAGCGCCTCTTCCCCACCTCGGGGCCGGTGCTCGAGGGGCTGAGGAAGCTCGAGGAGGGCGGTTTCATGAAAAGCCCCTGGAAACCCCACGTGGATGGGGTTTACCTGACCAAGACCCCCCTCCAGGCCCTTCAGGACGGCGACGCCGCCGGAATCCCCCTGATCGCCGGGGGCACCTTCCAGGAGAGCTGGAGCGAGGTGATGGGGGGACCGGGCAACTGGGAGGAGTTCACCCGGCGGGCCGAGGAGGCTTTCACGGGCAAGGGCCTGCAATTCACCGCGCTCTACCGCTCGCTCTATGACAGGCCCAACGAAGCCTGGGGCTACTTCCAAACCGACCGCTACCTGCTGTGCCCGAGCCTCGAGGCCGCCCGCGCCCAGGCCCCCCACGCCCCCACCTACGCCTACCTCCAGACCTTCCAAAGCCCCTACCTGAGCAACCTGGGCAGCTTCCACGGCATCGACATGCCCCTGCTCTTCGGCACCCACACCGCCTGGCCCGCGCTGATGCTGTTCTTCACCCAGGAGGCGCTCGAGAAGGGCCAGCGCTACACCGAGGAGTTGCAGCGCGCCTGGGTCAGCTTCGCCCGCACGGGCACCCCGGGCCCCCAGTGGCGGAGCTACGAGCAGGGGCTGTACCGCTTCGCCGACCCGAGCGGGATGATCGCCAACGAGTACCCCCCGCGCTGTGAGCTGTTCCGCTAG
- a CDS encoding type II toxin-antitoxin system Phd/YefM family antitoxin, which produces MRAITYTHARQNLAKTMDEIIDNHDPIIITRNNGRAVVMMSLEDFNAWQETAYLMSNPANARRLMRSIESLEQGKGKVRELLEE; this is translated from the coding sequence ATGAGAGCCATCACCTACACCCATGCCCGCCAGAACCTGGCGAAAACCATGGACGAGATCATCGATAACCACGATCCCATCATCATCACCCGCAACAATGGCCGCGCGGTGGTGATGATGAGCCTGGAAGACTTCAACGCCTGGCAGGAAACTGCCTACCTCATGTCCAACCCCGCCAACGCCCGCCGCCTGATGAGGTCGATCGAGTCGCTCGAGCAGGGCAAGGGCAAGGTTAGGGAGCTGTTGGAGGAGTGA
- a CDS encoding Txe/YoeB family addiction module toxin encodes MRLIFSEEAWEDYLYWQKTDRTLLRRINELIRDAQRNAFDGLGKPEPLKHNLQGWWSRRINQEHRMVYKVEGDDLIIAMLRYHYGD; translated from the coding sequence GTGAGGTTGATCTTTTCGGAGGAGGCCTGGGAGGACTACCTGTACTGGCAGAAGACCGACAGGACCTTGCTCCGCCGTATCAACGAACTGATCCGCGACGCCCAGCGTAACGCCTTCGACGGTCTGGGCAAGCCCGAGCCGCTCAAGCACAACCTGCAAGGTTGGTGGTCGCGGCGCATCAACCAGGAACACCGCATGGTGTACAAGGTCGAGGGCGACGACCTGATCATTGCGATGCTGCGTTACCACTACGGCGATTGA
- a CDS encoding Rad52/Rad22 family DNA repair protein, with protein sequence MNSDAWEILAEPFAVGEVQWRVEALSKDKRRAMVVPYIDARSVLERLDEAVGPEGWQDTYEVLVAREGSFAVRCRLSVLGVSKEDVGEGESLKAAFSDALKRAAVKFGVGRYLYRLEKQWVDHDPDSGRFTPPQLERPAQPLRAGHAEAQEALAEAEKPEPQELIDRLIDRLKEMGMGKEVARIVMKYQGYGKSLDETRQLYGELRGLLKGKS encoded by the coding sequence ATGAATTCCGATGCCTGGGAAATCCTGGCCGAGCCTTTTGCCGTGGGTGAAGTGCAGTGGCGGGTGGAGGCCCTCTCCAAGGACAAGCGCCGGGCCATGGTGGTGCCCTACATCGACGCCCGCAGCGTGCTCGAGCGCCTCGATGAGGCAGTTGGTCCCGAGGGCTGGCAGGACACTTACGAGGTCCTGGTAGCGCGGGAGGGCAGCTTCGCGGTGCGCTGTCGCCTGAGCGTGTTGGGGGTATCCAAGGAGGACGTGGGCGAGGGCGAAAGCCTCAAAGCCGCCTTTTCCGATGCCCTCAAACGGGCGGCGGTGAAGTTCGGGGTGGGCCGTTACCTGTACCGCCTCGAGAAGCAATGGGTCGATCACGACCCCGACAGCGGGCGCTTTACCCCGCCCCAGCTCGAGCGCCCGGCTCAGCCTCTCAGGGCAGGCCACGCCGAAGCCCAAGAAGCCCTCGCCGAGGCGGAAAAACCCGAACCCCAAGAACTCATCGACCGCCTGATCGACCGGCTCAAGGAGATGGGGATGGGCAAGGAGGTGGCCCGCATCGTGATGAAGTACCAAGGCTACGGCAAGAGCCTCGACGAGACCCGCCAGCTCTACGGCGAGCTGCGCGGCTTGCTCAAAGGGAAATCATGA
- the plsX gene encoding phosphate acyltransferase PlsX, which produces MKPIALDAMGGDYAPRETVAGAVLAAKEGVPVVLVGQKAALEAELARHSATLPIVDTPDFIRMEDHATEVRKRKEASINVCMNLLKAGEASAVVAMGHTGATLASALFTLGRIKGVERPTLLVEMPSEKGKVFLADGGANADCRPSFLVQFAVMATAYAKASGVAEPTVGLLNIGEEDEKGDQLRLEAFPLLRATPGIRFVGNVEGRDIFKGTSDIVVTDGFTGNVVLKLSEGEARTILKWVREALTGSFLAKLGALLVRGSLQGLRARMDPAEYGAMPLLGVEGAVFIGHGSADARAVQSALRKAKGAAEAGLVERIRSGIAQLVVG; this is translated from the coding sequence ATGAAACCGATCGCACTCGACGCCATGGGCGGTGATTACGCGCCCAGGGAAACCGTGGCCGGGGCAGTACTGGCCGCGAAGGAAGGCGTACCCGTGGTGTTGGTGGGACAGAAGGCCGCGCTCGAGGCCGAGCTCGCCCGCCACTCGGCTACCCTTCCCATCGTGGACACCCCCGACTTCATCCGCATGGAAGACCACGCCACCGAGGTGCGCAAACGCAAGGAGGCGTCCATCAACGTCTGCATGAACCTGCTCAAAGCCGGAGAAGCCAGCGCGGTGGTGGCGATGGGCCACACCGGGGCCACCCTGGCCTCGGCGCTGTTCACGCTGGGGCGCATCAAGGGGGTGGAGCGGCCTACGCTGCTGGTGGAGATGCCCAGCGAGAAGGGCAAGGTCTTCCTGGCCGACGGCGGGGCCAACGCCGACTGCCGCCCCAGCTTTTTGGTGCAGTTCGCGGTGATGGCCACCGCCTACGCCAAAGCCAGCGGGGTGGCCGAGCCCACGGTGGGCCTGCTCAACATCGGGGAGGAGGACGAGAAGGGCGACCAGCTCCGCCTCGAGGCCTTCCCTCTGCTCAGGGCCACCCCCGGCATCCGCTTCGTGGGCAACGTCGAGGGCCGCGACATCTTCAAGGGCACCAGCGACATCGTCGTCACCGACGGCTTCACCGGCAACGTGGTGCTCAAGCTCTCCGAGGGCGAGGCCCGCACCATCCTCAAGTGGGTGCGCGAAGCGCTGACGGGCTCCTTCCTCGCCAAGCTGGGCGCGCTGCTGGTGCGGGGCTCCTTGCAGGGCCTACGGGCGAGGATGGACCCCGCTGAGTACGGGGCCATGCCGCTGCTGGGCGTGGAGGGTGCGGTGTTCATCGGGCATGGCTCGGCCGATGCCCGCGCGGTGCAGAGCGCGCTACGCAAGGCCAAGGGCGCGGCGGAGGCCGGTTTGGTCGAGCGCATCCGCAGCGGCATTGCCCAATTGGTCGTCGGATGA